The Elusimicrobiota bacterium genome contains a region encoding:
- a CDS encoding DUF47 family protein, with protein MFKRFFCRETEFEKFMLSYADVIEKATDEFSRFIHSFNQKGVEEWVKRMKDIEHESDDITHKMMNWLEGTFIVNYDREDIHRLSSDLDDIIDFMDAAAKRISLYNVTEMLPDVVNFTDRLNLAAHECAKVIRAISGEKLSRNVLDICKEIKNHEEEGDKIYHDILASLFKDGKDPLTVIKFKEILEEMERSLDKCNQTAMDVESIIFKYT; from the coding sequence ATGTTTAAGAGATTTTTTTGCCGAGAAACTGAGTTTGAGAAATTCATGCTATCTTATGCTGATGTGATTGAGAAAGCAACTGATGAATTTTCAAGATTTATTCATTCTTTTAATCAGAAGGGAGTTGAAGAATGGGTTAAAAGGATGAAAGACATTGAACACGAGTCCGATGATATTACTCACAAAATGATGAATTGGCTAGAAGGAACATTTATAGTTAATTACGACCGCGAAGATATTCATCGTTTATCTTCGGATTTGGACGATATAATTGATTTTATGGATGCTGCAGCCAAAAGAATTTCACTTTATAATGTTACTGAAATGCTTCCTGACGTAGTTAATTTTACCGATAGGCTTAACCTTGCAGCTCACGAGTGTGCCAAAGTTATCCGTGCCATATCAGGCGAAAAACTTTCTAGAAATGTGCTTGACATATGCAAGGAAATTAAGAATCATGAAGAAGAAGGCGACAAAATTTATCATGATATCCTTGCTTCGCTTTTTAAAGACGGGAAAGATCCTCTCACTGTAATAAAGTTTAAGGAAATCCTAGAGGAAATGGAAAGATCCTTAGACAAATGCAATCAAACCGCAATGGATGTTGAATCAATTATTTTTAAATATACTTAG